Part of the Henckelia pumila isolate YLH828 chromosome 2, ASM3356847v2, whole genome shotgun sequence genome is shown below.
AACAAaagattcaatcaaataaaaaaagaaaaaaatgttaaataaatatataaaattaatgtgTCCGTTGATGATTACGGAGAAATAAATAGATATAAGAGGACACCAACATTTACACGCAGCACTCctcttccttcttcttcttcaattccCTTCTGTAATTCATTTGCTTTTCTTTTGAAAAATATGCTCTTGAAATTAACGATGCAAAAGTGCTGCATTGTTGTAAAATGAACTGGTGGTGCGGTGTTCTCGGCCATTTCCAGCGGTTATGAATTCTAACGCCACCGTCGTTGACCCAACAGCGCCTCCGCCTCCGCCGCCACAGCCGCCGCGGTCCTCTTTCAGCTGTGACCGCCACCCTGATGAGAAGTTCTCCGGATTTTGTCCATCTTGCCTCTGTGAGCGCCTTACCACATTAGATAAGTCCTCACCCAACACTCCCTCGTCATCTCGCCGCCCCTCCTCCGCTTCGGCAGCCGCCGCTGCCGCCATTAAATCGCTGTtctcatcttcatcttcgaaacCCATCGCTAACACTAACTCTCTCCCACCGCCAGTCCCTCCCAAGCCTTCCAAACCCACCTCGTTTCTGCCTGAACTGCGACGTACGAAGTCATTTTCAGCTACCAAGAATGAAGCTTTAGGCCATTTCTGCGAGCCCCAGAGAAAATCTTGTGATGTTAGGGTGAGAAACTCGAGTACTCTCTGGTCTCTTTTTGCTCTAGACGGCGATAACAAGGGCACTGCTAAGAAACCCTCTGCTCCGATTCCAGCCTCTCAAAATCGCCCAGAGTATAGCCAGAATTCTAGAAATTACGAGTCTTGTGTTGCCAATAAGCCCGTTTTTGAGGAAACAGAAAATGAGGACGAATTTAAAGACGCTGAAAATATGGGATCTCCCCTGGtggatgatgacgatgatggtgGAGATGAAATAACTCCAGTCCTAGATTCTAATTTGGAGAATCTGAGAAATATTAGTGAAACCGAGGTGAATAATGCTGGTGTAATTGAAGCAGACGTTTTTAATACGGATAATTTGAAACTTATGAAGGACCACATAGATCTTGATACCCGAGGAAAGAAGACTTCAGGCGGAGGATTTTGGGCAGCTGCCTCGGTTTTCAGCAAGAAATGGCACAACTGGAGGCGGAAGCAGAAGGTTAAAAAGCAGAACAATGGAGAAAGCGCAGCCGCATTACCTGTGGATAAACCAATCTCAAGGCAGTACCGGGAAACTCAGTCAGAGGTGGCCGATTACGGGTTTGGGAGGAGGTCTTGTGACACGGAGCCAAGGTTTTCACTTGATGTTGGAAGGATCAGCTTCGATGATCCAAGGTATTCGTTCGACGAGCCTCGAGCCTCTTGGGACGGGCATTTGATTGGAAGGGCTTTTCCAAGAATTGCACCAATGATTTCTGTGATTGAGGATTCCCCAGTCACGCGTGTCACTCGCTCTGATATGCAAATTCCAGTGGAAGAGCCGATGACCAAGCCAATTAACATTACTGATGAGTGTGAAGCTGTGCCTGGAGGGTCTGCACAGACAAAGGAGTATTACTCAGATTCTTCTTCAAGGCGAAGGAAGAGTCTCGACAGGTCTAGCTCAATGAGGAACGCAGAAGCTGTCATGGCTGCAGATATTGACACTAAAGTGTTGCCTACAACTGCAGATCACGTTCTTGGGCCAAAATTATCGGCCAGGGAGAGTTCGAGGGATCCAAATATGAATTCTTTgagggatgatgtttctgagacTTTTGAGTTGAGTAAAGGATTCAGGGATGATTTGAAAAATGGTGAACGGAAGGAGTCCAAAAAGTCTAGGAGTTGGAGTTGGAGGATATGGGGATTCATATACCGGCTTGGTAATGGAAACAAATTTGACGTCGAGGATAGGTATGGTGGAATAAATGGCGTGGAGAGGTCATTCTCGGAGTCTTGGGAGGAGTTGAATCGGAGAGCGAATGGGGTGGCCATGGCTGGTGGATTCAACAGAAAGGCATTTAGGAGCAATAGTAGTGTGAGCTGGAGAAACTCCAATCACTTTGGCGGATCATTTGGTAGCTCGAGGAAACCAAATCTTGAAACAAATGGAAGCGAGAATAAGAGGAGAGACGAATTCGTACTGGAAAAGAATAGGAGTGCAAGATATTCTCCTAACCATATTTATAATGGACCATTGAGGTTTTACTTGACGCCTATGAGAAGTGGGCGAAGAGGTAGTATAATCAAGCCTACTAACTCGCACTCGATCACAAGAAGCGTTCTTCGTTTGTACTGAATCAAGGCGTTCCCTAGTTTAGTTCTTTTGATTTAGTGCTATATATCTTTGCTGCATTTGTTGTGTGACTACATATACCAGCTGAATTCTTGTTGTCTGAAGAGCATTGTCACGAGGATGGTATGTTATAAGTATTTTAATAATGAGAAAATCCCCTGTTTCTCTGTTTCTGAGTGGTGGAATCTTGATTCTATAATGCCTGCAATATCATCTTCATGATTTATCCCATTATTATTCTGCCACTATATGCAAGTGCAACTGATAAACATTCAATGTCCGGAATCTCTCACACTTATTTCTTGCACCTTGCCTTGCTTGTTCCCTTCTGTATGTAAAGCTGTTTCGCGTTTTAGTATTGTTCGCAAATGCTTGAAAACAAGTAATTATGAACTTTTCTCAAAACTTTGTAGAGAAAAGCTCATAGTCAAATTTTTCTTTAGCATCACAGTGAGTAGAAGTGTAGAACCACAACAGATCCTGTCGTACAATCTAAACCTCAGAGATCACGTGAGACGGTATTCGTATTTCGGGTTCTCCGCTTCGACGGGGGAATACATTCAACTGAACTGTGTTCGGAGATGGAATCTAACGGTCCATTACTTCCCTGAAAACGATGGTCCGTGGCTGAAGATCGTTCTTGGAGTGGGAATACCAGTTCTTGTGGTGCTGATGATAGGAGTTTTCGGGTTAGGATACTACGTGCGGCGTAGGAGGATTCAGCTTTCGAACCGCAGCAGATCTGTTCAAGTTCAAAAGTTTTAAACATCATATCCTATATGGACAAAATCTGTAAGCTGAAAAAACCTGAAGCGagtaaacttaaattttaactgcatattttgtttagacattcGTTACACTATTGATATTAATCTATTATTAACCAGTATGGAATTATCgagaattataaataattttcataattttacCGAAGACATAATTTCTTATTGTTCATTCCAAATCCATAGATTGTGGATTAACTAACTTCGataatgttttttatttattttatgcatatcaaagtttttttttcctaTGTAGTGAACACGCGTGCGCGTACACACACATTTATGTGACACAcattaaattaaaacaaaagaaGATTTTACCTGACATTCTCACGGATGCTTACAAGTTTCAACCACGACTTTAGTCGTTCGTGCTGGCATATTCAATAACACAAAAAAATCCAACAAGATCGTCTCACGAGTTAATTTTGAGATACGAGATTTTTTATCTGATCTGACTCaactcaataaaaataatagtttttaggtcaaaaattattattatttgttacAAATATGAAGTATTCGTCTCATTCTATAATTAATATGAAAATAACACTACTTGAAATGACTATCTTTCatattacaaataaattttttttttgaacaacCTGTAAATTTATTGAGAATAATCGTTTGATACAAGCTTTATCAACCACAAGTAAAATTCACCATTCACCCAAACAAAAGATGaaggggaaaaaaaaattaaatgagcAACCTTGTGTGCCACATAATTTGACGCTCTACTCTCATGCGTCAACCTTGAGACCACCGGAGCTTTCATTAGATCTTTACTTTCAGAAGCATAGAAACCATCATAACCAAGATTTTCCTGTGTAGTCATGAATGCTTGCATTGCTAACACAGAATGTTGCAACTTGAACATTGAGGAAACATTTCTCATAAAGAAGTTTAACACCTTCTCGGATGGCTAAGAGCTCGGCATTAACGACAGATAATGGTTGAGAAATTTGCTTACCAAAGGCCATCAACAAACGTCCTTGACAGTCTCGAAGGACACCACCCATTCTATATTTGTTCATCGCCTCATGAACACAAACAACTACATTGAGTTTTAGCTCACCAAGCTCTGGGCTCTTCCACCTTTTCTTATGCTGATCAAGCGATGATACTGTAGCCGTTTTTGTTGCCATTTGTGCAGATTGGAAATCAGCAAGAAGGGATCTGTTTCAACCTACCGAATCGGCAGCCAATTGCTTACTAGCATCGTGTAGTAAGTTTTGCCTCTCTCTCCATACAGCCCATGTATGTATGCATAGCAAAAGATTCGAACTCAGCTTTCGTCGTTTGCGATCTCATCCATTCACATAAATCCAAGGTACAAGCCCCCTTCCAACCTTCACCAATCGATAAAACTCAGTGTCTGTCCATAGAGATTTAATTGCCGTACAAAAAAAATAGTGAGTGGGTAGTGTAAAACCCGGAACTTGGCCTCCAAATTTTTTCTATTTAGCAATGATCTCCCAAACGTGAAAGATGTAATCTTTCCTTTCCTTGtgattgagtttttttttttttgggattcaCATCAACTTTTTTCAGCAAGCAAATCAAGGAATAAAAAGCTACCGATTTTCTTTCCTTGCTACACGAAATCAAAGCATATTTCAGTCTCTATTTAAGCTGCACAACGTGCCCTTCAGCCTTCAAATTATTCACGTTCAGAACCCTACTATTTTCCTCTCCATATATTCGACGCAAACCAGCAAACTAGAGTCAAGAAAATTCTGTACATGTTCGGTCATTTTTCACTTATACCCAAGAAATCGGTCCACTTTCTTTCTTTAATTTCGAAATCAAGTGCTTCAATTGGTGTCAGAAGCTTTGTGCGAAAGGattaatgatattaagtatAGAAGAACTTTGATTGATCAATAAATTAAGATCTGTCGAATGTgctttctgaattctttgaggAATTGTCCACTATTGTCCATATTCTCTCGTGGAGGTAGAATATAAATTGGAAGGAAAAGTGCTCAAGAGTTTGCCAAATTTTCGAGAATTGCTTCTGAATTTTTCGGACGAAAGCTTCTCCAATTAAAGTATTTATTCTCACGCGACGGTATATAGTAAGTGGGCTTTTATATGTATATTTCTTGttgtgattttaaaaatatttattgatgagtCATGATATTTTGGTTTTCGAAATTCGTTCGAGCATGTGTCTTTTATTCGTGTCATTTTGGTTCATATTGTGTCATGCATGTTGTCAAGCATTGTTATGATTCGAATGGATATGGTAATGATATGACCCTTATACGGTGGGATTGTAACCGTTGTATGACCTCACTCCATAGATGATTAACATATTGGACATGACCTTGCTCCTTAGAAGATTAACATATAGGAGACAATAAATCATGAAAAGGAGATGAATTTCAGTGCTTATGTTCATGTGTTGAAAGCTTGTGTATCATGATGATGTTATGGCCGATGGCCCAAGTATTgagttatgtttatgtttatgttcatGATGTGTTGTGTTCCTATGATTATGCATATATTTGTTACATGTCTCGaacggcccccacttgctgagtgttttccaaaacactcatCCCTTACTTTTTTTCtccagatgaagaagaagatggtTTAGAAGATCGTgaacaagatatgttttggggatggtgatagaggaatattaagactaaattttgatatttttattactGGGATTTTTGCATTAATAATTTGTTATTAAGTTTTTAGACGCTTCCGcacatgttttgttatttttggatttatcgagttgtaaagacgATGTTTTTCtggaatttatttatgaaaaagaCTGGTTTGGTATATATTTTACTACgaggctggttgttttataatttgtgtgaatttgaaacaacgccggtggcacgtctcggtctcggggcgtgacattaaagtggtatcaaagccgccATGTTCATAAATTCGGATGGGATTTCGTATCGAAAAATTTGACGTTGTCAAATTTCGACCAAAGCCCAGCGTATCCTGACCTGAAACGACCCTCTGAGTCAAACTCATACTTGTATGAACAGTGATGCTTTTAGCCCAAATTCGGCCGTTTGAGCCCTCGAATTCACGATTTTGCTATTTTTGGAAATGTTTGGGTTGCTTATAACTTTTCGTAGAAAATTCGGAATTCGATTCCGTCGATTGTATCATACTTCTTTTGATCAGTAGTTTAAATCCTAGGATAATCTCAAAAATttccatttttggaaaatttgccCGAAAATTTCGCTTGATATCAATACTGCCCGAGTAACCTATGATAAATTGTTCATCAGTTTAAATTCTGATCTTAATTTATTCTTCTTCATTTTTGGAAGATGACTATCCCTCGCACTAGAGCTACTACCTAGATTAGTTCTTTTATTCAGCATTGCTTTGATTTTTATTCAACATGGTTTTGATATCTTGGTATTTTTGAGACTTAGCTTGTTTTGTTTCGTTCACCTTCATGACATTTTGggaatcaataaaataacttttattCTTTTGGAGTATTTATTGATTCATTTATTCTGCTATTTCCTTTCTTCTTAAAGTATCTTATTTCGACAAACTCTTAGAACTCCTTTACTGTAGGAAATGGTCGGAGAACCCCCAAGAACACGCAACAACAATCGTGGGGATAATGCGAATCCACCTCCAGGAATCAGTCTTAGCAGAGAAGACCTTGCGGCTATTGCAACAATAGTGGCGACGACCCTCCAAGGGATGGGAAATACAAATGGCAACGACGACAGCAATGGCAATCCGCCACCTCCTTCACCTGCTCAGAATGGAGTCAAATTCCATTATGAATCTCTTCGCAAGAATCAAACTGAAATGTTCAAGGGAGATGCTGACCCAGAGATGGGACGAAATTggatgaagaagatggaggaccAACTGCGTTTACTTGAAGTCCCTGAAGCACTTAAAGTGGAGGTGACAATTCCTTTTCTGGAGGACAAAGCAAGGAAATGGTGGGAAGCCATTTCACCTGCTGTGCTAGCTGCGGGACCAGTCACATGGCAACAGTTCAGTACTGCGTTTTTGAAGCAGTACTTTCCAACGGAGGTTCGAATACAGAAATTGAGCGAATTTGAAAATCTCATGCAATCTTCAGATATGACAGTGGTGGAGTACACCTCCAAGTTCAATGAGCTCAGGTCTTACGCCCCAACTATTATGGGAGATGATGAGCTAAAGTTGCACCGGTTCAAGAAGGGGTTGAGCAGCAGAATCCAGTCTGCATTAGCGGTTTATCAGCCTGCCAACTTTGCAGACTTGATGGGAGCAGCCATCCGAGCTGAATCAGatattgttgtgaaatttcctcgcaagtgtacgagtgtcaagttttaatatagtgattaaatcagatatcgatcccacagggagtaaaatgaaaatatttagtgcttgtaattagaatagcccaaactttatctagaaaatcaataatcaagaattttgcaataaaaataaataatcgatGAAGTTTCGATAGCACACACAcgactttcaggaataatcaatcagagaaaaaatggtctagaggtatagatttcacctggtttcaacaacaatcaatcctaattaattaatcttcatgaatttcagtcaattaatagccaagaacacttacgtgtattattccctctcccgagtgccaaatAAAGTAtgtcaactacaattcaattccaatatccctattaagaatctacttgcagtgatcaattcaaaactatgttctctttaaaagctctgttaaaattatacactctcccgagcgatataaataattaacagtgtattttctattggtcctattcaaaatctcctctcccgagtaccagatttcaaataaatattacaaatcaattattgatcagataattgaaaagacaatcaattctagaaaaaacaattaatctagaagaaactcaattcaataaaatcaagaattcatgaaagcgtctacaccaggttccatccgacctctagactctaaaaatttagttcataataaaattctgaataaaacaataattcataaattcaaacatattcagaataaaataaaagtaagaaatcaaatccgtcgtcgacgccgtgtccggtcgatcaaactccgtcttcgttcttcacgaTGAAGCTCCAGAATAATATAAAAATCACGATCAAATCTCTGATTCCTCTGTAAttgttgtggcggctctcccctCCTTCTGATgaaaaaattcccttttatcGTGTAcacaaagcccactcaaaagcccaagaaattataaaaatttccttccgattaaaatttccaaactcAGACTTCGCGACAAGCGCTCCCTCTCCAGGACTCACGCGGGCGCGTATAGGATACTGTTCTCAATCTTTTCACCTTCAAGTGTGtcttgcgcgttagctctttcTCTTCCATTCTTTAGCGCTTCATCAAGCGCTATACTTAGGCCCAATAGAGAAGCCCATCACTATTCCTCTTCTttgtctgtacgtttcttttcttttcttttattattttcttttctccacAATAATCcttaattcacaaaatctcaataattccctacaatcacaaaaacaacaaaacacccacataaatctgctcgaaacaaacaattaataattaaaatcatatataaattaagtgtataaaatacacttatcagatATCAAGCGTCGAGAAAATAACTTCAACAACAAACAACCTCTGTCTGGCCAATCTTCTTCGAACGGGCATGTGTCCAAGTGTCCAAACCATTCTGGTGAATTATCCAAGGAGACTCTTTCTGCTCCAAATCATCCACAGATCAAGCTATGCCCCACCTGCCACCTCCGACATGAAGGGGAATGCCGTCGGAACAATGGCGCCTGTTTCAACTGTGGAAAAATGGGACACCGAATTGCTCAATGTCCCGAACCCATGAAGGCAAAGACAGGACCAAATGCTAGTACTACTACTCAAGGCCAACCAAAGGAAAATAAACCCAATGCTCATGTCTATGCCATTACTCAAGAAGAAGCAGACGGTGCAAACAAAATCGTGACAGGTACCATTCTAATCAACAATGTATCTACATATGTTTCATTCGATTTTGGTCTCACACATTCGTTTATATCTAGGAGGTTCGCTAAGAAGTTAGGGCTTATACCTGAGAAACTGACTTAACTATTTAGAGTAGCGAACCCTAAGAGCAAGTTAAcccaagtttcgaggacgaaacttttCATAAGGAGGGAGAGATGTAAAACCCGGAACTTGGCCTCCAAGTTTTTTCTATTTAGCAATGATCTCCCAAACTTGGAAGAGGTAATCTTTCCTTTCCTTGtgattgagttttttttttttttgggattcaAATCAACTTTTTTCAGCAAGCAAATCAAGGAATAAAAAGCTACTGATTTTCTTTCCTTGCTATACGAAATCAAAGCATAATTCAGTTTCTATTTAAGCTGCACAACATGCCCTTCAGCCTTCTTTATTATTCACGTTCAGAACCCTACTATTTTCCTCTCCATATTTTCGACGCAAACCAGCAAACTAGAGTCAAGAAAATTCTGTACATGTGCGGTCATTTTCATGTGAATAAGGCTGCCACTTATACCCAAGAAATCGGTCCACTTTCTTTCTTTAATTTCGAAATCAAGTGCTTCAATTGGTGTCAGAAgctttgtggggacctcgggttgctaatctcaaatcttaaggggcaattaatgaataagcatcattaatctaataaggaaagaataaggatcaaacaaattttattttttttttcaaagggggggtgcgcccgggcggTTAAAAACAGCCGCccgggcgcccctgttttttttccaaaatagtAGGCTGAGCCCCGGGTGCGCCCGGGCTGTAATtttctgccgctcgagcgaaTCCTGGGCAGAAAAATCTGCTCTGATCTTTTGTCAACAACTTGATCCTTTCAATCCATCcaactcaagtctaaaacatgatatataagatccaaatcatgcatataaacataaacaagatctcaagcatctatacatgcatttgctacatcgaacaagtctctaaataacgataaacgacataaactatctcaagttcatacatgcatttcaaaaccaacaagttctaaggtttgatgcttctagatctcaagacttcatctacaacccgagtcctcacgtgctagactctctctcccagctgtcaataacatcgttgatcagctcctgccctctctgttgtcatgcacacatacaaaacaagacaacagctggataaactccggtgagaaatcattctcagtataatcgacatataaatgcgctaaataaaattcatattaactctaaacatgtcaattcaagaatagagttaaaataacgcatatatcaactcaaacttcaaatcaagacttcaatttatatagcgtgCTTATCTCaaaaattgattcttatcacttcattgccatcaagattcgtaaccgatcttgacatggatatctatctatcgtagccatttcgggctagaaaataaggttaaccgcaaccttggcatagaatcaattcaatatacaatcatatcaaaagcaataaagatccactacctgtgatggatcaacaataacataagttctacctcaagaacaagtatttaaacaagtatgtgatttgttcgggataactcaagaatcatcattctcgagtatcgaatccctgactctcgatgtcatcttatacctttcattctcgagtttgtcatgttccacatctggatagaaAGTACCACAACTCCTACAAAAAATTTGATCATTCATACAtcaatcaatcttcaatcaaattcacttcaatcttgatcactttttcttcggtttcaagttgaggttcttgagtcaatagtctcctattaaaatctaaaacatatcatcaaaacatgcatatcaaacttcattatattcaatcatttcagaattgaatcaaaatcatcaatatagattcaatcaacatcatttcaaacttcaacttcttcttattcggtacaactcggagtcgtgaatcgttagccttcgaaactcaactgaaatcgagaaataaaaatgtcataacattcataacatctaaacaactatctcaactcagttataggctatcaaaacgatgtcaaaacatcaaccggcggcaTAGCAATTCAAAATCGATAATCGACTTAATATCGACTTCGAAGCTAACTTCTTTAACTTCAATCCAATTCATACGTCCATTCCaaatcattaatacatcattataATCCTCATAACAGCAACTAagtatatcaaatacaagctggaTATCATAACAAATTCATTTCTTAATCCATattcgatccggtttcgaaaatAAACAATACAACACGTCAAGAACATAATCATATACCAAAGTACTGATCTCTAccaaatttcgttcttcaaaacatgccaagatgattaaatacttacatc
Proteins encoded:
- the LOC140881655 gene encoding protein OCTOPUS-like produces the protein MNSNATVVDPTAPPPPPPQPPRSSFSCDRHPDEKFSGFCPSCLCERLTTLDKSSPNTPSSSRRPSSASAAAAAAIKSLFSSSSSKPIANTNSLPPPVPPKPSKPTSFLPELRRTKSFSATKNEALGHFCEPQRKSCDVRVRNSSTLWSLFALDGDNKGTAKKPSAPIPASQNRPEYSQNSRNYESCVANKPVFEETENEDEFKDAENMGSPLVDDDDDGGDEITPVLDSNLENLRNISETEVNNAGVIEADVFNTDNLKLMKDHIDLDTRGKKTSGGGFWAAASVFSKKWHNWRRKQKVKKQNNGESAAALPVDKPISRQYRETQSEVADYGFGRRSCDTEPRFSLDVGRISFDDPRYSFDEPRASWDGHLIGRAFPRIAPMISVIEDSPVTRVTRSDMQIPVEEPMTKPINITDECEAVPGGSAQTKEYYSDSSSRRRKSLDRSSSMRNAEAVMAADIDTKVLPTTADHVLGPKLSARESSRDPNMNSLRDDVSETFELSKGFRDDLKNGERKESKKSRSWSWRIWGFIYRLGNGNKFDVEDRYGGINGVERSFSESWEELNRRANGVAMAGGFNRKAFRSNSSVSWRNSNHFGGSFGSSRKPNLETNGSENKRRDEFVLEKNRSARYSPNHIYNGPLRFYLTPMRSGRRGSIIKPTNSHSITRSVLRLY
- the LOC140878093 gene encoding uncharacterized protein, which translates into the protein MVGEPPRTRNNNRGDNANPPPGISLSREDLAAIATIVATTLQGMGNTNGNDDSNGNPPPPSPAQNGVKFHYESLRKNQTEMFKGDADPEMGRNWMKKMEDQLRLLEVPEALKVEVTIPFLEDKARKWWEAISPAVLAAGPVTWQQFSTAFLKQYFPTEVRIQKLSEFENLMQSSDMTVVEYTSKFNELRSYAPTIMGDDELKLHRFKKGLSSRIQSALAVYQPANFADLMGAAIRAESDIVVKFPRKSSYAPPATSDMKGNAVGTMAPVSTVEKWDTELLNVPNP